DNA sequence from the Prochlorococcus marinus XMU1411 genome:
ATCACTTATTGCTTTTGCTGCAGGAAGTTGCAAAATTCCATATAAAAAATATTTCACCTGTTCTGTTTTAACATTTATACCTTCCCAATTTCTTTATATTTTTGCTGCAAGTAAATCTAAAAATATTAAAGAACAATTTATCGGGCTTGGATTTAATAAATCTGAAGCTTTAATTGTTTCAATTTCTATAGGTTGTATTATTGTCTTCGTAATTCTATTCCTAATAAGAATAATAAGAAACAATTTATATAAGAAATCAAAGAGAAAGAAAAAACTTTTGGGTAAAATTTAAAAAATTTATATTCAATTTTTCAGTATTCTTATTTTCTCTAATAAAAAATTATTTTCTTTAAGACTATCTCCTAAAATCCTTACGCCAGCTCCTGATAAATGTATTCCATCAAAAGAAACTAAATTACCATTCTTATCAGTAATTTTTTTAAAACCTTTTTCATCAAGAAAAGGTTGAATATCGCTTAAAACCAACTGACCATTTTTGGTAATTTTGAATAAATCCTTTTTTATTTCAGAATCTTTAGCTCTAAAGTTAATCCTTTCATTAATATCTTTTTTATGAAAAAGTGGGTTAATATTATGTATAAAATTCTTTCTTGTTTCTACTAATATTATTTTATTTGCTGGCTGGTTTGTCAGCTTTTCATGGTCCATTTGTGTAAAAACAAGTTGTGAATTATTAGCAATTTTTTTATGTAAATTATTTTGAGGATCATAAGAGCCAATATAGGATAAGTCAAATTTTGTATTCAATTCCTCTTCAATAAGTATGAAAGCATTTACTAAATCTCTAATTTTACTATCACCAATAAATAAAATTCTAATTTCATTATCATTGAAGTTAAATTCTTTGTTTAAAAATTTATATGCTATGTCCGTATATTCTTTACCTCCTAAGAAACCTAAAGGTATTTCACCATTTATAAGAAGATAAGGAAATCTTGATTCAAACCAGCCTTTTCCTAAAACACCCCAAAAAGATATACTTCCTATAATTAAAGAAAAAAATAGTAGTGCAATTGTCCTCAAATTTTCACTATATTTATTAAATAATTTTAAAAAAATATTCCCTTTTTTTTCAATTAATTCATACATTATTGTTCCTAACAAAATTGAAATAAATATAATCAAAATGCTTGAATTCTGATCCAATTTTTCATATGAACTTAATCTTGCAAATGCTAGTAATGGCTGATGATATAAATAAATCGAATAACTTGCCAAGCCTAAATATAAAATGGGTTTAAAGCTAAGAAGTTTTTGTGTATTATTTTTAGGAGAATCTATACAAATTAGAGCAATACAAGTTAATGGAATAAAGAATAATACTGATGGTGCATCTTGTGGAATAGTGAAATTCTCAAATATAAAGAAAATAATTACACCAAATGATATAGGTGATACATAATTAGGCAATTTATATTGCTTTTCAGAAATCCAAGCACCGATAATACCAAGGCCAAACTCCCAAAATCTTGAGGGCAGTAAAAGATAATTTGATTTATGAAGAAAAAAACCATTATTAAAGCAAAAAAATATGCTTGTTATAAACAAAATAAAACCGAATAAAAATACTAATTTTTTTCTTTTCTTAAAGTCAAATAAAACAAAAAACAAAGATAATAATAAATAAAACTGTTCCTCTAAGGCAAGACTCCAAGTAGTATATAAAGGCTTTAATTCATTTGCAGTCCCCCAGTAGCCTGAGGTTAAAGCTAATAAAATATTATTAGCTGCCAATAAAGTAGCGACACATGACTGAAAAAAATTCTCCAATAAATTTGGAGACATTATAAATAATGAAAAAAAAGTACAAATTAAAATACATATTAATAACTGAGGATATAATCTAATAATTCTTCTTTTCCAGAAATTAATAAAATTAAAATCATTCTCTGTGAATATATATTTTTTTGATATTACATAACCGCTAATAACGAGAAAATAATCAACACCGATATAAGCATTTGGAAATATATCAGGTAAAGCATGAAATAAAACAACTGAAATTACAGAAAAAGCTCTTAATCCATCAATGTGTTTTATTCTCATAATTAAATTATATTCATTTAGTTAAGTTGTTTTCTTGAATAATATTTTCATATATTTTTATTATGGAAGAAATTTCTTTATCTTTTGAAAAATTCTCCTTTATTATTCTTCTACTATTAAAACCTGCTTTTCTTCTCCATTCCTCATTAGATAATATAAAGTCAAGGTTATTAAATAATGATTTTGCATCATTCGGTGAAGATAAAAGTCCATTAACATTATGATTAATGACATCTTTTATACCACCAGTATCAATCGCAACTATAGGTTTTCCGCATGACATAGATTCAAGAATTGTATTTGGTAAATTATCCAAAGAAGAGGGAACGCAAACTACGTCACACGCAGAGTAAGTGGTCCTTATGAAATCTAGATCATTATTAAATTCAAATGGATACACATCAATTGGGATTTTTTTCAACCATTTGTGAGAATTAATACCAACTGGAATGAAAAATATATCTGACCTTTTTTTAAATTTCAATAAAGCTTCTAATAAAATATCTGTACCTTTTCTTGGATTATCAAATGCTACATGGGCACAAAATAAAATAGCTTTTCTTGATTCATCAAATATTCCTAGCTTTTTTCTTGCTTTATTTCGATCAATTATTTTAAATTGATCTGTATCTATACCATTATGAACTAAATGAATCTTCTTTCTATTAAAAAGAGGACTTAATTTGGCAGCATCTCTTGTCCAAGATGAAGGAGCAATAATTGTTAAATTAGCAGCAAGATAACTATTTTTTTTCTTTTCCCAAAGTAAATTTGATGTATCTATTCCTATGGAAGGATAACTTTTGAGATCAGGGCAACTGTTACAGCCGTCTATCCATTTATCACAATTAACTGGATATGCACAATGCCCAGTTATTGGCCATAAATCAGAGAGTCTCCAAACTATTGGTTTTTTTCTAGCTATTTTATTAAATAAATTAAATGAAAAATAACCCCCATGTATATTAAAAAGTTGAATAATATCTGCGTCTAAAATCCATGGATGATTATGCAAATTTATTGATGATGGTATAAATCCATATTGAATTCCAAATTTTTGAAGTAACTTATTTGAGTAGTAGTCAAATTTTTTAATAATTATATTTCTGGATACTTCTTTAATATCATTATCACTAGAAGATTTATCGCAAACAAACATTTTTGAACTAATGCCTTTATTTTTTAATCCATTATGAATTCTTGAAGCAGACTTAGCAGATCCCCCAATTTTGTCACTTGTAGAAAAATGTAGTATATGCATTAAATCCTCAACGCAAATTATTTTCTTTCCACAATTGAAACATTAATAAAGTCCAAATTTTTATGGAGTTGTTACTTTTACCTTCAAAATGTGGAAGGACATATCTACTATAAATATCTGGATTAAATATTCCCTCTTTTTTTAAGCGCATCGGATCTAAATATTCTTTAGTAAGACCCATTAAATTAGTTCTCAACCATCTATCTATTGGCAAAATAAATCCCTTTTTTTTTGCATTTAAAATTTCATCTGGGAGAATACCACTTAATGTTTTTCTTAAAAGATATTTCAAATCTTTTTGTTTTGTTCTTAAATTAGATGGTATTTTTAAAATCAAATCAATTAATTCATTATCAAGAAAAGGTGTTCTTGCTTCTAAAGAAT
Encoded proteins:
- a CDS encoding acyltransferase family protein; amino-acid sequence: MRIKHIDGLRAFSVISVVLFHALPDIFPNAYIGVDYFLVISGYVISKKYIFTENDFNFINFWKRRIIRLYPQLLICILICTFFSLFIMSPNLLENFFQSCVATLLAANNILLALTSGYWGTANELKPLYTTWSLALEEQFYLLLSLFFVLFDFKKRKKLVFLFGFILFITSIFFCFNNGFFLHKSNYLLLPSRFWEFGLGIIGAWISEKQYKLPNYVSPISFGVIIFFIFENFTIPQDAPSVLFFIPLTCIALICIDSPKNNTQKLLSFKPILYLGLASYSIYLYHQPLLAFARLSSYEKLDQNSSILIIFISILLGTIMYELIEKKGNIFLKLFNKYSENLRTIALLFFSLIIGSISFWGVLGKGWFESRFPYLLINGEIPLGFLGGKEYTDIAYKFLNKEFNFNDNEIRILFIGDSKIRDLVNAFILIEEELNTKFDLSYIGSYDPQNNLHKKIANNSQLVFTQMDHEKLTNQPANKIILVETRKNFIHNINPLFHKKDINERINFRAKDSEIKKDLFKITKNGQLVLSDIQPFLDEKGFKKITDKNGNLVSFDGIHLSGAGVRILGDSLKENNFLLEKIRILKN
- a CDS encoding glycosyltransferase — protein: MHILHFSTSDKIGGSAKSASRIHNGLKNKGISSKMFVCDKSSSDNDIKEVSRNIIIKKFDYYSNKLLQKFGIQYGFIPSSINLHNHPWILDADIIQLFNIHGGYFSFNLFNKIARKKPIVWRLSDLWPITGHCAYPVNCDKWIDGCNSCPDLKSYPSIGIDTSNLLWEKKKNSYLAANLTIIAPSSWTRDAAKLSPLFNRKKIHLVHNGIDTDQFKIIDRNKARKKLGIFDESRKAILFCAHVAFDNPRKGTDILLEALLKFKKRSDIFFIPVGINSHKWLKKIPIDVYPFEFNNDLDFIRTTYSACDVVCVPSSLDNLPNTILESMSCGKPIVAIDTGGIKDVINHNVNGLLSSPNDAKSLFNNLDFILSNEEWRRKAGFNSRRIIKENFSKDKEISSIIKIYENIIQENNLTK